The sequence GAAAGATGATTTCAAGTCCATTGGATAAAATATCCCATGATTCTGCAAGATCACCGATTATTCTTATGTTTTTATCATATTTTGTAAGACCATTAAAAATCCATCCGCTTATATCTCCAGAAGCACTGTCAGAGGCGAGTAAAGGAAGTAAACGTTTGGCATCTGCGAGTGAACCAATAGTTATTGAGTGAGGTGTTCTGATTTCTGGTTCTCTATCACATGAAATAGACAGCAGGACAATGATGAAGATCGATAGAATGCGAAAATATACTTTTACATTTAACACTTTTTCTTAGAAGTGCCCGACTCCTTTTCGCCTGTCAAAAATTTTTGCTAAGTTGAATTTATTTTATCACATTCATAGTTTGCGTTTTTAGATTTTTAGGACTTTAAGACAAATATAAACAGTGTTATTATATAGCTGATGAAGATTAATGAAAAAGACAGATTACTCGATATTCTATTAGCTGAGGGTATTCTCAGTGAGGAGCAGATACAGTTTATAAAGTCAAAAGAGTCTATACAAAGGTCAAAGATACTGAAGACAAAGACACAGAGATTACGTTATGACATTGCTGATCAATCCATGGTATCCCTCATTGATGTTATTGAATCTCTGAAACTTACTTCATCAAACGATGCTAATAAACTCATTACAGCCGAAATGATAATGGAAATAATCGCAAAATATCTGAATATGCCTTTTGTAAAGATTGATCCTTTAAAGCTGGATGTGGATGTTGTAACACAGTTGATATCCAGACCTTACGCAATAAAAAATCAACTTGTGCCTATAGAGCTCACAGATAATATACTTACAGTTGCAACAGCTAATCCTTTTGAAATAGAGGCAATAGACAGGATAGGAAGGATAACAGGCTATACGATAAAAGTTGTTGTTGCAACAAAGGCAGACATTATGAGGATAATTACAGAATTCTATGGTTTTAAATCTTCAATTGTATCAGCACATAAAGAGATCGATAGCAAAACAGATCTCGGAAATCTTGAACAGTATATTAAATTGAAGTCAATAGCAGAACTGGAGGCAACAGATCAGCATATTATAAATGCGGTTGAGTATCTTCTCCATTACGCTTATTCCAGCAGAGCATCAGACATACACATTGAGCCAAAGAGAGACTTCAGTCTAATAAGATTCAGAATTGATGGCATCCTGCATAATGTCTATAAGATTCCAAAAGCTGTGCACCCACCTATTATTTCGAGAATCAAGATGCTCTCGCGTATGGATATAGCAGAGAAAAGAAAGCCTCAGGATGGAAGAATTAAGACAGATTACGAGGGAAAAGAAGTAGAATTGCGTGTATCGACACTTCCCGTTGCTTTCGGAGAAAAGGTTGTAATCAGGATATTCGATCCAGCAGTGCTTATGCAGGATATAGAAGATTTAGGATTTTTTACAAGAGAATTAAAACTTGTCAAGTCATTTATTGCTAATACCCATGGCCTGATTCTTGTTACCGGACCAACTGGAAGTGGAAAGACAACTACTTTATATTCTCTCTTAAAAATACTTTCGACTTCAGAGGTTAATATATCCACGATTGAAGATCCAATAGAAATGATATATGAAGGTTTCAATCAGACCGCGGTCCAGCCGCAAATAGACGGCACATTTGCAAATTATTTGAGGACATTATTGAGACAGGATCCTGACATAATTATGGTGGGAGAAATAAGAGACCTCGAGACCGCAGAAAATGCTATACAAGCAGCTCTGACAGGGCACCTTGTTCTTTCGACTTTACATACCAATGATGCTCCAAGTTCTATAACACGGTTACTTGATCTGGGAGTTCAGCCTTTCCTAATAAATGCTATATTGCTGGGGGTTATTGCACAGAGACTTGTTAGGAAAGTATGCCCATATTGTAAAGAAAATTATAATTTATCAAAAGATGAATGCTATATATTGAAGATTGATTATGAGAAGGTAAAAAATTATCAGGTTGCTATTGGTAGAGGTTGCCCGGAATGTAGAGGCACAGGATATATAGGTCGAACCGGTATATTTGAAGTTATGGAAATAAATGATAAAGTTAGAGAACAAATAAACGAAAAAGCATTGCCCACAACAATCAAAAAGATCGCATTGGGTCAGGGTATGATTACCCTACGGGAAAGTGCAATAAGAAAACTTCTACAGGGAATAACTACTGTAGATGAGATTATCAGAGTTACAGGCATTTCTTGAATATAAAAACTAACCCGAAAAATGTAATTAAAATAATGCAAATTTTATGAGAAAATTTATTTTTCGATATTATTTGGGTTAAGGATTCATCATCTGTTGCATCATCTGGTCAGTATGGTATTTCATACCTTTTTCAAAAGATATAAGTTCAACTTCAAAGATTAAAGTTGCATTAGGCTCTATTATTTTACCAGCACCGCGTTCTCCATAACCAAGATTACCCGGGATAAAGATTTGCCATTTAGCTCCAGGTTTCATGAGTTGAAGAGCTTCAGAAAATCCAGGGATTACACTATTTACCCTAAAAACAGCAGGTTGTCCTCTTTTATATGAACTGTCGAATTCTGTTCCATCAATTAGTTTTCCGCTATAATTAACAGTTACTGTATCTGATAATGAGGGAGACTCACCTGTTCCTTCAGTTATTACTTTATATTGAAGACCACTGGCAAGAGTAATGACGCCTTCTTTTTTCTTGTTTTCTTCAAGGAAAGCATCGCC is a genomic window of Nitrospirota bacterium containing:
- a CDS encoding FKBP-type peptidyl-prolyl cis-trans isomerase yields the protein MRFYIVFILGIILVAQGVFAEDKKFELKDDKDRISYSIGVNIGANMKNQSLDINPDALAKGINDAIEEKKTLLSEQEMNDILATLQKELMAKQMERQKELAEKNKKEGDAFLEENKKKEGVITLASGLQYKVITEGTGESPSLSDTVTVNYSGKLIDGTEFDSSYKRGQPAVFRVNSVIPGFSEALQLMKPGAKWQIFIPGNLGYGERGAGKIIEPNATLIFEVELISFEKGMKYHTDQMMQQMMNP
- a CDS encoding type II/IV secretion system protein; this encodes MKINEKDRLLDILLAEGILSEEQIQFIKSKESIQRSKILKTKTQRLRYDIADQSMVSLIDVIESLKLTSSNDANKLITAEMIMEIIAKYLNMPFVKIDPLKLDVDVVTQLISRPYAIKNQLVPIELTDNILTVATANPFEIEAIDRIGRITGYTIKVVVATKADIMRIITEFYGFKSSIVSAHKEIDSKTDLGNLEQYIKLKSIAELEATDQHIINAVEYLLHYAYSSRASDIHIEPKRDFSLIRFRIDGILHNVYKIPKAVHPPIISRIKMLSRMDIAEKRKPQDGRIKTDYEGKEVELRVSTLPVAFGEKVVIRIFDPAVLMQDIEDLGFFTRELKLVKSFIANTHGLILVTGPTGSGKTTTLYSLLKILSTSEVNISTIEDPIEMIYEGFNQTAVQPQIDGTFANYLRTLLRQDPDIIMVGEIRDLETAENAIQAALTGHLVLSTLHTNDAPSSITRLLDLGVQPFLINAILLGVIAQRLVRKVCPYCKENYNLSKDECYILKIDYEKVKNYQVAIGRGCPECRGTGYIGRTGIFEVMEINDKVREQINEKALPTTIKKIALGQGMITLRESAIRKLLQGITTVDEIIRVTGIS